The Pseudonocardia sp. HH130630-07 DNA window CCGGCGCGTGGCGAACGAGCGGCTGTCCTCGTTGCTGATCGAGGCGGGGTTCCTCGACCGTGCCGGGACGATCGGCCGGAAGCGGTTCGCCCGCGCCGTCAGCGAGTCACCAGCCGCGCGGGCCGCCGGCCGGAGCTACTCCCACACCTATGTGAGCCGGTGGATCGCCGGGACCGTTCCTCGTGACGACGCCACGCGGACGGCGATCGCGCAGGCGGTGGGCGCCGCACTCGGACGCACGGTCGCGCTCGACGAGCTCGGATTCCGCCGGCCGACGACGTCGGACCCGCAGGCAGGCCTCGCCTACCCCGGCTCGGCGGAGGACGGGGTCGTGGCGACCGCGCAGCTCCTCGACGCGGATCTCGCGAGCGCGCCCGTGGTGCTCGGGGCGCCGACGAACGTCGCGGCCTGGAACGAGGCGTCGGTCTCCTGGCTGGTGGGGTCACAGTCGCCGGTCGGCGATCGCGCGGAGGGTCCATCGCGCATCGGGCTGTCCGACGTTCAACGGCTCCGGACGATGCGCGAGACCTTCGACCGTCTGGACAGCACGTTCGGCGGCGCGCACGCCCGGAACTCACTGAGCCTTTCCCAGTAGTGGGGAGCGGCTGGCGGCGACACGCCGTGACGTGGAGGTGCTCAACGAGGGGGCGGGACCCCAGTAGAAGAGGTCGGTCCGCTCAAAGATCGACTCACCACCGAGGTCCCGCGTGCCCGATCCTGTCACCTACACCGCCGTGCTCCCGATCGGGGAGCCCACCGCGTCCATGTTGTCGCGGCTGTTGGCCGAGGAACGCCTCCGGCGCGGGACCCGGCGCGGGCGCCGCGCGCTGGACTGTGACCGCCACGCGGTGCTGGTGCTGCGCTGGTTCCTCGACGCCACCCGGGTCGCCCAGCTCGCCGCCGACAACCAGCTGAGCCTGTCGAGTACCTACCGCTACCTGCACGAAGGCATCGACGTTCTGGCCGCCGCCGCGCCTGGACTGCCCGGCGCGCTGCTCGCGGCCCGCACCGCCGGGCACACCCACGTTCACCTCGACGGCACCGTGATCCACACTGACCGCTCCCGCACTCCCGGACCGACCCCGGGAGTGGATCTGTGGTGGTCGGGCAAGCACCACGTCCACGGCGGGAACGTTCAGGTCCTCACCGCGCCTGACGGGTGGCCGTTGTGGACATCCCCGGTGCGCCCGGGCCGCGAGCACGACACCACCTGCGCCCGCGGCCACCCCGGCCTGCTCGACGCGATCGAGGACTGGACCGACGACACCCACGTCGTGCTCGCCGACCTCGGCTACGACGGTGAGAACACCCGCCTGACCTGCCCGTTCAAGACCCCCACCGGCGGTGGGCTGTCGGAGGACAAGCGCACCGTCAACACGCTGCACTCCGCCGTCAGGGCTGTGGCCGAACGCGGGAACTCCCTGCTCAAGACCACCTTCAAGGCGCTGCGTCGGGTCAGCTTCTGCCCCTGGCGGATCGGCGCGATCACCGCCGCCGCGCTCGTTCTCCTCCACGTCGAGCACGACCGAACCACATGATCAACCAGCACCTACTGGGAAAGGCTCACTGGTGCAGTACCTCCGCACGGAGCTGCCGCTGCTCCTTCGGGCCGCGGGCACCGCAGACGTGCGGCGCGCCCTGTTCGCAGCCGCCGGCGAATCGACACAACTGGCCGCGTGGATGGCGTACGACGCCGGGCTCCACGGACTCGCGCAACGCTATTTCATCCAGGCACTCGGACTTGCGGACGCCGGAGAGGATCGTCTGCTCGCGGCGAGCATTCTGGACGCGATGAGCCACCAGGCGAGTTTCCTCGGTCGCTATCGCGAGGCCGCGAACATGGCTCGGGCCGCTCGCCTCGGGACCGACTCGATCGGAATTCCGATCCTCACCTCGCATTTCCACATCATGGAGGCCCGGGCACTGGCGCGGATCGGTGACGCCGACGCGTGCGATCGCGCGATGGGATCAGCGGTACAGCATTTCGAGCGGCACCGGGCCGGGGACGGGCCCGCCTGGATCGGCTATTTCGACCAGGCCGAGATGGCAGCGGAGATGGCGCACTGCCACCGCGATCTCGGCCGCGCCGATGTCGCGGTGGAGCACGCGCAGCGAGCGCTCACGTCGGCGTCCGGCGAGTACGTCAGGAGCGACTTCTTCGTGGCGATGGTGCTCGCCGACTCCTTGATCGACCGAGGCGACCTCGACGAGGGGTGCCGTGTCGCGGCGGACGCCCTGGAGGTCGGCGGGAGACTCCGGTCGGCACGGTGCAGCAGCTATGTGGATGAATTCAGGGAACGGCTGGTCCGGCACCGGCGCAGCACGGCGGTGCGGACCTTCGTCGACTCCGCCCGAAACTCTCGGCTCTGGCGGCCGTCGGGATGACGGTCCGTGTGATCAGTACGCTCCCCAGTCCGTTCGGGGAGCGCCGTTTCGAATGTCGGAGATCCGGCGACCGGCCTCGCGTGCAGTCGCCTGGGATTCCGTAGCCTTCTTGCTCAGC harbors:
- a CDS encoding HARBI1 family protein → MLSRLLAEERLRRGTRRGRRALDCDRHAVLVLRWFLDATRVAQLAADNQLSLSSTYRYLHEGIDVLAAAAPGLPGALLAARTAGHTHVHLDGTVIHTDRSRTPGPTPGVDLWWSGKHHVHGGNVQVLTAPDGWPLWTSPVRPGREHDTTCARGHPGLLDAIEDWTDDTHVVLADLGYDGENTRLTCPFKTPTGGGLSEDKRTVNTLHSAVRAVAERGNSLLKTTFKALRRVSFCPWRIGAITAAALVLLHVEHDRTT